A single window of Arvicola amphibius chromosome 15, mArvAmp1.2, whole genome shotgun sequence DNA harbors:
- the Mlycd gene encoding malonyl-CoA decarboxylase, mitochondrial — protein sequence MRCLGPGLRARRLFPPRYPPQPPGPRAPRLCSGLTAGAMDELLRRAVPPTPVYELREKTPAPAEAQCADFVSFYGGLRETAQRAELLGRLAQGFGVDHGQVAEQSAGVLQLRQQSREVAVLLQAEDRLRYALVPRYRGLFHHISKLDGGVRFLVQLRADLLEAQALKLVEGPHVREMNGVLKSMLSEWFSSGFLSLERVTWHSPCEVLQKISECEAVHPVKNWMDMKRRVGPYRRCYFFSHCSTPGEPLVVLHVALTGDISNNIQGIVKEDPPSETEERNRISAAVFYSISLTQQGLQGVELGTFLIKRVVKELQKEFPHLGAFSSLSPIPGFTKWLLGLLNVQGKEHGRNELFTDSECKEISEVTGDPVHESLKGFLSSGEWVKSEKLVQALQGPLMRLCAWYLYGEKHRGYALNPVANFHLQNGAVMWRINWMADSSLKGLTSSCGLMVNYRYYLEETGTNRITYLGSKNIKASEQVLSLVAQFQKNSKL from the exons ATGAGATGCCTTGGGCCAGGTCTGAGGGCTCGGCGCCTGTTCCCACCCCGCTACCCGCCGCAGCCGCCGGGGCCTCGGGCGCCTCGGCTGTGCAGCGGGCTCACGGCTGGCGCCATGGACGAGCTGCTGCGGCGAGCCGTGCCACCCACGCCGGTCTATGAGCTGCGCGAGAAGACGCCGGCGCCCGCCGAGGCGCAGTGCGCCGACTTCGTGAGCTTCTACGGCGGCCTGAGGGAGACGGCCCAGCGCGCCGAGCTGCTCGGTCGCCTGGCGCAGGGCTTCGGCGTGGACCACGGCCAGGTGGCCGAGCAGAGCGCCGGGGTGCTGCAGCTGCGCCAGCAGTCGCGCGAGGTGGCCGTGCTGCTGCAGGCCGAGGACCGGCTGCGCTATGCCCTCGTGCCGCGCTACCGCGGCCTCTTCCACCACATCAGCAAGCTGGACGGCGGCGTGCGCTTCCTGGTGCAGCTGCGGGCCGATCTGCTGGAGGCGCAGGCCCTCAAGCTGGTGGAGGGGCCGCACGTCCGG GAAATGAATGGAGTACTAAAGAGCATGCTGTCCGAGTGGTTCTCCTCTGGCTTCCTGAGCCTGGAGCGGGTCACCTGGCACTCCCCCTGTGAGGTGCTTCAGAAGATCAGTGA GTGTGAAGCTGTGCATCCTGTGAAAAACTGGATGGACATGAAGCGGCGTGTGGGGCCGTACAGGAGATGCTACTTCTTCTCCCATTGCTCCACCCCTGGGGAGCCCCTGGTTGTCCTGCATGTGGCTCTGACCGGTGACATTTCCAACAACATCCAG GGCATCGTGAAGGAGGACCCTCCATCTGAAACGGAGGAGAGGAACAGGATCTCTGCTGCTGTCTTCTACTCCATCAGCCTGACCCAGCAGGGCCTGCAGGGGGTCGAGCTCGGGACCTTCCTCATAAAGCGAGTGGTCAAGGAGCTGCAG AAGGAGTTTCCTCACTTGGGGGCCTTCTCAAGCCTGTCGCCTATACCTGGATTCACCAAGTGGCTTCTTGGCCTCCTGAATGTGCAAGGAAAGGAGCATGGGAGGAACGAGCTATTCACAGACTCAGAGTGCAAAGAAATCTCAGAGGTCACAGGTGACCCGGTTCACGAGAGCCTCAAGGGCTTCCTGAGCAGTGGCGAGTGGGTGAAGTCAGAGAAACTGGTGCAGGCACTGCAGGGGCCACTGATGAGgttgtgtgcctggtacctgtatGGTGAGAAGCACCGAGGCTACGCCCTCAACCCAGTGGCCAACTTCCATCTACAGAATGGGGCCGTGATGTGGCGTATCAACTGGATGGCTGACAGCAGCCTGAAAGGCCTCACTAGCTCCTGTGGCCTCATGGTCAACTACCGCTACTACCTGGAGGAGACAGGCACCAACAGAATCACCTACCTGGGCTCCAAGAACATCAAAGCCTCTGAGCAGGTCCTCAGCCTAGTGGCCCAGTTCCAGAAGAACAGCAAGCTCTAG